In one window of Henckelia pumila isolate YLH828 chromosome 1, ASM3356847v2, whole genome shotgun sequence DNA:
- the LOC140872021 gene encoding uncharacterized protein, whose amino-acid sequence METLLKRWQSFRPPILRGMENPVDREGWLDDIDKLFDSSLDYTDDRRIRLVIHQLHGVAKKWWTLTKKALENGGTLINWILFKTEFYKRFFPVSYRKDNNAEFANLKQGNLSIEDYVTKFDSLLGFAPHISDNEEAKANHFINGLNPEIFTLVNTGRPNNFADAMDHAKGAEAGLIR is encoded by the coding sequence atggaaaccttactgaagaggtggCAGTCTTTCCGACCACCGATCTTGAGAGGTATGGAGAATCCCGTGGATCGCGAGGGCTGGCTGGATGATATAGATAAGCTCTTTGATAGTTCTCTTGACTATACTGATGACCGGCGAATTAGATTGGTTATTCATCAGCTGCACGGTGTGGCTAAGAAATGGTGGACCTTGACTAAGAAAGCCTTGGAAAACGGAGGTACTCTTATTAACTGGATTCtattcaagactgagttttataaacgaTTCTTTCCAGTTTCTTACCGTAAGGATAATAATGCCGAGTTcgcaaatttgaagcaaggcaATTTGAGTATAGAAGATTATGTTACCAAATTCGACAGTCTATTGGGGTTTGCTCCACACATTTCTGACAATGAGGAAGCGAAAGCTAACCACTTCATTAACGGTTTGAATCCTGAGatctttaccttggtcaatacagGAAGGCCTAATAACTTTGCTGATGCTATGGATCATGCCAAGGGTGCGGAAGCTGGACTTATAAGATAG